A genome region from Oenanthe melanoleuca isolate GR-GAL-2019-014 chromosome 14, OMel1.0, whole genome shotgun sequence includes the following:
- the GRIFIN gene encoding grifin, with translation MALRFEALHPEGICPGWSIVVKGETSSSSSMFEINMLCDPGDQIALHFNPRFSSSRIVCNSFLNSHWGQEEVNSTFPFKAKEPFQVEIYSDQDYFHVFINENKVLQYKHRQKNLSSITKLQILDDIDISSVEITKRGLY, from the exons TTTGAAGCCCTGCACCCAGAGGGAATCTGTCCTGGATGGAGCATCGTGGTCAAGGGTGAGACCAGCTCCAGTTCAAGCAT GTTTGAAATTAATATGCTCTGTGACCCCGGAGACCAAATCGCTCTCCACTTCAACCCTCGCTTCTCCAGCTCCAGAATCGTCTGCAACTCCTTCCTCAACAGCCACTGGGGGCAGGAAGAGGTGAACAGCACCTTCCCCTTCAAAGCAAAGGAGCCCTTCCAG GTGGAAATCTACTCTGACCAGGACTATTTCCATGTTTTCATCAATGAAAACAAAGTCCTGCAGTACAAGCATCGGCAGAAGAATCTTTCATCCATCACCAAGCTGCAGATTCTCGATGATATAGACATTTCTTCAGTGGAAATCACCAAACGAGGTCTGTACTAG